The Bacteroides fragilis NCTC 9343 genome includes the window TGAATTTCAATGAAGATGAAATTCAGGCAGTAGCAGACACTATTCGTTCAAAATGGATATCTACAGGTCCTAAATGTGAAGAACTGGAGAATTTGTTTATTGAAATGATGAATGTGAAGTATGCAGTGAGTTTATCTAATTGTACAGACGCTTTGCATTTAGCTTGTCTAACTAGTGGCATTCAACCGGGAGATGAAGTACTTTGCCCTTCTTTGACTTTTGCTGCATCTGTCAATTGTATTCGATATGTGGGGGCAACACCTGTATTTTGTGATATTGTAGGTCCGAACCATATAAATATTGATCCGGAAGATATAAAAAGAAAAATAACTTCGAAAACAAAAGCTATTATCGTCGTTCACATGGCGGGTTTTCCTGCAAAAATGGATGAAATTATGTCCATAGCTAAAGAATATGACCTCAAAGTCATTGAAGATGCTTGCCATGGGCCGTTATCCGAATATAAAGGAAAAAAATTAGGTACAATTGGAGACGTAGCCACGTTTAGTTTCTTTTCGAATAAGAATATTAGCACTGGAGAAGGCGGGATGTTGATAACCAATAATGAAAAGATTGCATCTAAAGCCCGCTTACTTCGTTCACATGGTATGACCACAATGTCATATCAAAGAGCTAAAGGTCATGCTACCGCATACGACATCATTGATTTAGGTTACAACTTTCGTATGGATGATATACGTGCATCAATAGGTTGTGTTCAGATGCGGAAATTACAGGCTGATTTAGAGAAACGTGTTCGTGTCAGAAGCAAATATATTGAGGAACTTTCTAAAATAGGAGGGCTCATAGTCCCATTTGCAGATAATACAGAATTTGTTTCAAATTATATAATGCCGGTTGTTTTGGTTAACTCAACTAAAGATAAAAGGGACAAAATAAGAAATAGAATACATGCATCAGGTATTCAAACCAGCAACCATTATCCGGCAATACATAAATTCTCGATTTATAAAGATTATGGTGCAGTTTTACCTCAGACCGAATATGTTGCTGATAATGAAATAACATTGCCAATGTATGCCGATTTGACGGATGAACAGATTGAATTTGTAACTCACACTGTGGATGTTGCAATCAATGGATAACAAAGTAATATTAGTGGGTGGCTTCCATGAAATTATAGAGCTTTGTGAAGATAACGATATTGAAATAGCAGGTATAATTGATAACTATCTCACAAATGATACATATTGGGGATATCCGATCATAGGTACGGACGATAAAGCCAAAGTCTTGTTTGAAACATATAAGAATGTTCCGGTATTGATAACTCCGGATGTACCTCATGTTCGTTATAAGTTATACCATTATTATAAAAGTATTGGTTTCCAGGTGGCTTCATTAATCAGCCGGGATGCATCCATCTCCCGTAGTGCAATAATAGGTGAAGGAACAATAATACAGAGAGGTGCCAATCTCTCTTCAAATATCAAAATAGGACAGATGGTTAAAGTAAATACGAATGCCAATATTATGCATGACTGTCTAATCGGCAATTATGTTACTGTAGCGCCTAATGCTGTCTTATTAGGGAAAGTTGAGATTGATGACAAGGCTTATATTGGTGCTAATGCAACTTTATTGCCTTCAGTAAAAATAGGGGAAAATGTAACAGTGGGAGCAGGTTCTGTTGTTACAAAATCAGTCCGTCCTAATACTGTAGTAAAAGGTAGTCCCGCTAAATGACTTTTTTCTCATCTATTCTATTTATTACGCATTTAAATTATAGAGAAATAAACAGTAAATATGCTTCTTGATAAAATACAGAATCTAATCATTCAGTCTGATATTTCTATCTTTCAATCGATGAAGAAGATGGATGAAGAGAAAGTAAAGCTTCTATTTGTCTTTAGAGGAGATTGTTTTGTTGGAATTTTAACAATTGGAGATATCCAAAGGGCTATTATCAAACAAAATGATACAAGTATGCAAATAAATAATATCCTTGATCAGAATAAGGTATTTGCGTATAAAGGTGAAAGCCTTGAAATAATAAAGAATAAAATGATTCATTTACGTGCGGAATGCATGCCCATACTCGACAGTAAAGGTGAATTGGTTGATGTCTTGTTTTGGAAAGATTTGTTTATTGATGAAGTACGTGTGGATGACAGGAAAATAGATTTACCAGTAGTTATCATGGCAGGCGGTAAGGGCACGCGTTTAAAACCCCTCACAAATGTCATCCCTAAACCCTTAATCCCAATAGGAGATAAAACAATTCTTGAGGCAATTCTGGATCAATTTGAATCTATAGGTTGTAGTAAATTTTATATGTCAGTAAATTACAAATATGATATTTTAAAATTTTATCTGGCTCAGTTGGATCATAAATACGATATTCGTTTTTTTAAAGAGGATAAGCCATTGGGTACAATTGGAAGTGTTTCATTACTAAAAGATAAAATATCAACTCCTTTTTTTGTTTCTAACTGTGATATAATTATAGATCAGGATTATAGGGACGTATACGATTATCATATTAACAATAGTAATGATCTTACAATTGTTACGGCTGTTAAAAGAACACGTATTCCTTATGGGGTTATCGAAACTATTGAAAACGGATTAATGACTGAGTTGATTGAGAAGCCTGAATTTACCTATATGATTAATTCGGGAGTTTATATATTACAGCCTGAATTAATCAATGAAATTCCAGAAAATGAATTATTTCATATTACTCATCTTATGGAGAAAGTAAAAAGTAGAGGTGGTAAAATAGGGTGTTTTCCTGTCAGCGAAAAGTCATGGACTGATATTGGAGAATGGAACGAATATCTAAAGCTACTTGGAATCTAAGATATTTATTATTTTTATAATTAATTGATAGAGTATACAATAAATGTTTTTGATTTAATAGAAGAAAGTGGCAAAGACAATTCTTGAAAAAACAATAACTGGATTTAAGTGGACAAGTACGAGTACAGTGATAAGCAGTATAGCTAAGTTCTTACAGATTGTGATTTTAACTCGTTATTTAGATAAAAATGATTTTGGCCTAGTTGCAATTGCATTACTTATAATATCATTTACAGATATTTTTTTAGATATGGGAATATCTTCAGCTGTGATGTATCGGAAAAATATTACAAAAAACGAGTATAGTTCTTTGTTTTGGTTAAATATTGTAATGGGAATCATTCTATTCTTTTTATTATTAATTTCTACCCCTTTTATTGCAGAATATTATAAATTGAGCGAATTGAAATATATATTACCTTTATTATCTTTAAATTTATTATTTCTATCAACTTCTCGTTTACAAAGAACTATCCAGCAAAAAGAATTTAGATTTAAATTTGTAGCCTTAATAGATATCTTTTCTTCATGTTTAATGCTTTTGTCTGCTATGATTTTAGCAGTAATGGATTTTGGTATTTATAGCCTTGTTTTTTCGACTTTGATAGGTACTTTTTTCATAAGTATAGTATATTTAATATTGTGTTTTCATATAGAAAAAAATGTTAAGTTGCATTTTGCATTTAATGATACTAAACCATTTTTATCTATAGGATGTTATCAAATAGGTTCAGCTGTTTTTGATTTTTTTAGTCGTGAATTAGATATTATATTGATCAGTAATGTGTATTCTTTAGAAATGCTAGGCGTTTATTCTTTGTGTAAGCAATTAGTATTAAAAATATATTATTTAATAAATAGCATATTGCCTAAAGTTGTAACTCCTTTTTTAGCTACAATACAAAGTGATGTATTATTACTCAAAAAAACTTTTTTGAAATTGGTGCAAATAATTTCTATTATTAATTATCCACTTTTTTTTATAATAGCTGCATTTTCTCCATTAATTTTGCTTATAGTGTATGGTAGATCTTATCAAGAATATTGGATTATTTTGACAATATTGTCCGTCGTATATGGTATTAATTGTACAAGTACACCTGTCAGTAGTTTGCAAATTGCATTAGGTAGAACTGACATTGGTCTGAAATGGACAATTTGCCGTATAATATTATCTTGTCTTTTGTTAGGAATTGGAAGTTGCTTTAACTTTAATATCTTTATTACATTTATTTTATTTTGTACTCTGGTTTCAGTACCTTTAATGGTTAGGATGAATTTACATAAAATGATATCCGTAAATTTAGTTGAATACCTTACAAAACAATTATTTCCTTTAAAAGTTTCTTTTATTCTAACAATAATAGCGTTGCTTTTTCAGAAAATATATACTTTTAGCTTATTTGAACTGTTTTTAGGAATAATTTTATATATAGCTATATATTTGACAATATGTTATATTTTTAGAAAGAAATTATTTATTTCTTTACTTAGAACTATTAAAAATAGGAAAGAATGAAATCTAAGATTTTAATTGTAGGGGAGTCTACAGATAACCATGTTAGGCGGTTATTAACTCATCTCAATATTTTAGATAAAGAACATCAATTAGATATCGATATTTTTGATTTATATTTTCATTCTAGAGAAACCAGTTTTTTATGCTATAAAATATATAACACAAAACACTTGTTTTTTAGATTTTTATATAAAATAAAAATACTACGTTCATTGCTGAATTTGTTGGATGTTTATATTTCATTCTTACCTATTTTGAAACATCGTTATGATTTAGTTAATGTACATCTCTGGAATAGAAATTCTTTTTTTTTATATCCATTTTATAGAATAATAAGTCCTAAATTAATGATCTCTCCATGGGGAAGCGATGTCTATCGTATCAATGCTTTTGACAAACTGATAGCTAAATTATGTTATCATAAAGTTGATTACATTTCTGTTGCTCCTATTAAGTTTCGGGATGATATTGCGACGTTATTCAATGTACCGGATGGTAAATTTGTAAATTTAGGATTTGGTTCTGATACAATTGATGCTATTAATGCACAAAAAAAACTTTCGAAAGAAGAAGCTAAAAAGAAACTTGGGCTAGAAGATTCTTACATTATTACATGTGGCTATAATGCTTCTATTTCTCAGAATCATCATAAATTATTGGATGCAATAGAGAAAATCCAGTCGCAATTACCAGAAAATCTGTGTTTGGTTTTTCCTTTTACTTATGGCGGTACTGAACTCTATAAAAAAGAAATAAAACAGCGTCTTGAAACATGTGGCATTCATTATATTATGTATACAAACTTTCTTTCTTTAGATAAACTAGTTGCTTTAAGAAAATCATCAGATATCTTTATTCACATGCAGTCTAGTGATGCATATTCAGCGAGCGTTCAAGAATATCTGCTTTGTGATACTGCTGTAATTAATGCTACTTGGCTGAGATATCCTACTTTAGAAAAGTATGGAAAACCCTATAAACAGATTGACACATTTGAACAACTGCCAAACTCTATTTTAGAGATTTTGTCTGGAGATTTCCCAGTTATTTCTTCTAAATTGAAGTTGGAGATAATTAATAATGGTTGGAATGAAAAAGCGAAATACTGGATGAATTTTTATATTGAAAGATGCGCCCAGAAATCTAATGATAAATTTTGATGAAATAAATGTTTATTTATATAATAACTTTTTTGTTAGGAATTCTTTTAGATAGCTTTCGTGTAAATAAAAATATAAAAATAGTTTTTATCATTTGGCTTTATATATTTTTATGTTTCGGTTATATGACTGGCTCTGACTGGAGAGCGTATGAACTGCAATACCAATCAGCAGATTACTACTATTATAATGCTACCTATGAGAAAGGTTTTTATACTTTATTCTATTTTCTTAAATTATTTATTAGTGATTTCTTTATCACATTAGCTTTTTTGAAATGCATATATTTATATACGTTAATTCGTTTGTTCCGACAAATAACTCCTCTTTGGATTTCTTCTATTTCAATTTTATTGCCAATAAGTTTATTATTTATGTTGGTAGATAATCCATTGAGGTTTATGACGTCAATTATTTTTTTGAATATAGGACTGGGATATTTACTGAATGGCCATACAAAAAAGTTTTTAATGATTGCTGTTTTAGCTCCATTTTTTCATATTACTACTATTTTTATTGTTTTCATTTTATTGTTGATTAAATTTGATAATATTATATTTCGCTCCAAAAGGCTTATACTTATTGTATTATTTTTTATAGTTTCTTTTGCTTTTAGTTCTACAGGCCCTGTATCTAACTTAATATCACAGCTTATTCCTCAACTTGAATTATTAGGAACCAAAAATTTTGGTTCTTATTCAGTCGAAGATAATGATGCTTTTTTCACTATTGGTTCAATGATAAATGCTTTTCTGTTTATAATTATTGTTTCATTTAGGAATTATATTGTTGAACACAACCAACAATATGGAAAGAAGATATACTCATATATTATAATTTATTTTTTTCTATTCAGAATATTATTGATTGTGCCTAGTGGCTTTAGATTAGTAATTCCTATGGGATATTTTTTGTCAATAGCGGTAGCAATGTTACTAAAGAAAGGTAATTTACTCAAGTTGCTTTTCGTTTCATATTTTATGCTTCTCATGTCAAAGTCATTGTGGCAAGGATATGTGTATTTACCATACTCAAATAGCATTTGGTATATATTAACAGAACATAAACAGTATAGTGAACGAGATAATAATAATATAAACTTTTATAGGCAGAGAACAGGTAATTCATTGTAAAAAGCCGGAATATGAAGAAGATTGCAATGATCGTCAAAACAAATAGTTTGGAATTTGATGATCGAATACGAAAAGTGTCATTGGCACTTTCTAAAGATGCGGATGTGAAAAT containing:
- a CDS encoding sugar phosphate nucleotidyltransferase: MLLDKIQNLIIQSDISIFQSMKKMDEEKVKLLFVFRGDCFVGILTIGDIQRAIIKQNDTSMQINNILDQNKVFAYKGESLEIIKNKMIHLRAECMPILDSKGELVDVLFWKDLFIDEVRVDDRKIDLPVVIMAGGKGTRLKPLTNVIPKPLIPIGDKTILEAILDQFESIGCSKFYMSVNYKYDILKFYLAQLDHKYDIRFFKEDKPLGTIGSVSLLKDKISTPFFVSNCDIIIDQDYRDVYDYHINNSNDLTIVTAVKRTRIPYGVIETIENGLMTELIEKPEFTYMINSGVYILQPELINEIPENELFHITHLMEKVKSRGGKIGCFPVSEKSWTDIGEWNEYLKLLGI
- a CDS encoding acetyltransferase: MDNKVILVGGFHEIIELCEDNDIEIAGIIDNYLTNDTYWGYPIIGTDDKAKVLFETYKNVPVLITPDVPHVRYKLYHYYKSIGFQVASLISRDASISRSAIIGEGTIIQRGANLSSNIKIGQMVKVNTNANIMHDCLIGNYVTVAPNAVLLGKVEIDDKAYIGANATLLPSVKIGENVTVGAGSVVTKSVRPNTVVKGSPAK
- a CDS encoding EpsG family protein gives rise to the protein MLGILLDSFRVNKNIKIVFIIWLYIFLCFGYMTGSDWRAYELQYQSADYYYYNATYEKGFYTLFYFLKLFISDFFITLAFLKCIYLYTLIRLFRQITPLWISSISILLPISLLFMLVDNPLRFMTSIIFLNIGLGYLLNGHTKKFLMIAVLAPFFHITTIFIVFILLLIKFDNIIFRSKRLILIVLFFIVSFAFSSTGPVSNLISQLIPQLELLGTKNFGSYSVEDNDAFFTIGSMINAFLFIIIVSFRNYIVEHNQQYGKKIYSYIIIYFFLFRILLIVPSGFRLVIPMGYFLSIAVAMLLKKGNLLKLLFVSYFMLLMSKSLWQGYVYLPYSNSIWYILTEHKQYSERDNNNINFYRQRTGNSL
- a CDS encoding MOP flippase family protein, which codes for MAKTILEKTITGFKWTSTSTVISSIAKFLQIVILTRYLDKNDFGLVAIALLIISFTDIFLDMGISSAVMYRKNITKNEYSSLFWLNIVMGIILFFLLLISTPFIAEYYKLSELKYILPLLSLNLLFLSTSRLQRTIQQKEFRFKFVALIDIFSSCLMLLSAMILAVMDFGIYSLVFSTLIGTFFISIVYLILCFHIEKNVKLHFAFNDTKPFLSIGCYQIGSAVFDFFSRELDIILISNVYSLEMLGVYSLCKQLVLKIYYLINSILPKVVTPFLATIQSDVLLLKKTFLKLVQIISIINYPLFFIIAAFSPLILLIVYGRSYQEYWIILTILSVVYGINCTSTPVSSLQIALGRTDIGLKWTICRIILSCLLLGIGSCFNFNIFITFILFCTLVSVPLMVRMNLHKMISVNLVEYLTKQLFPLKVSFILTIIALLFQKIYTFSLFELFLGIILYIAIYLTICYIFRKKLFISLLRTIKNRKE
- a CDS encoding DegT/DnrJ/EryC1/StrS family aminotransferase; the protein is MEYQIPLFQLNFNEDEIQAVADTIRSKWISTGPKCEELENLFIEMMNVKYAVSLSNCTDALHLACLTSGIQPGDEVLCPSLTFAASVNCIRYVGATPVFCDIVGPNHINIDPEDIKRKITSKTKAIIVVHMAGFPAKMDEIMSIAKEYDLKVIEDACHGPLSEYKGKKLGTIGDVATFSFFSNKNISTGEGGMLITNNEKIASKARLLRSHGMTTMSYQRAKGHATAYDIIDLGYNFRMDDIRASIGCVQMRKLQADLEKRVRVRSKYIEELSKIGGLIVPFADNTEFVSNYIMPVVLVNSTKDKRDKIRNRIHASGIQTSNHYPAIHKFSIYKDYGAVLPQTEYVADNEITLPMYADLTDEQIEFVTHTVDVAING
- a CDS encoding glycosyltransferase, producing MKSKILIVGESTDNHVRRLLTHLNILDKEHQLDIDIFDLYFHSRETSFLCYKIYNTKHLFFRFLYKIKILRSLLNLLDVYISFLPILKHRYDLVNVHLWNRNSFFLYPFYRIISPKLMISPWGSDVYRINAFDKLIAKLCYHKVDYISVAPIKFRDDIATLFNVPDGKFVNLGFGSDTIDAINAQKKLSKEEAKKKLGLEDSYIITCGYNASISQNHHKLLDAIEKIQSQLPENLCLVFPFTYGGTELYKKEIKQRLETCGIHYIMYTNFLSLDKLVALRKSSDIFIHMQSSDAYSASVQEYLLCDTAVINATWLRYPTLEKYGKPYKQIDTFEQLPNSILEILSGDFPVISSKLKLEIINNGWNEKAKYWMNFYIERCAQKSNDKF